In one window of Haloprofundus halophilus DNA:
- the cofD gene encoding 2-phospho-L-lactate transferase: MVTFLAGGTGTPKLLDGLGESRFDPSETVVVGNTGDDVELGGVLVCPDLDTVLFDGGGVLDRERWWGIDGDTTETHEELRRLADAAGLDDGPRYLPDGAQTSGREIARWRRFSGVAEFMELGDRDRAVHVTRTSLVDEGHSLTEVTRILADAFGLDVTLLPMSDDPVASVVHTDEGPMHFQEYWVARRADPAVRDVEFRGADDAGPTDAVLDALAAPVVVGPSNPVTSIGPMLAVPGICEALESTPVVAVSPFVEDTVFSGPAAELMRGVGYEASTAGVAEAYPFADAFVLDDDDGTELDRPVVRTDTKLDGPDDAARVLGAVETALEAVS, encoded by the coding sequence ATGGTCACCTTTCTCGCCGGCGGGACGGGCACCCCGAAACTGCTCGACGGGCTCGGGGAGTCGAGATTCGACCCGAGCGAGACGGTCGTCGTCGGCAACACCGGCGACGACGTCGAACTCGGCGGCGTGCTCGTCTGTCCCGACCTCGACACGGTCTTGTTCGACGGCGGCGGCGTCCTCGACCGCGAGCGCTGGTGGGGAATCGACGGCGACACCACCGAGACCCACGAGGAGCTCCGCCGTCTCGCCGACGCCGCCGGACTCGACGACGGCCCGCGGTACCTCCCCGACGGCGCGCAGACGAGCGGGCGAGAGATCGCCCGTTGGCGACGCTTCTCGGGCGTCGCGGAGTTCATGGAACTCGGCGACAGGGACCGAGCCGTCCACGTGACGCGGACGAGTCTCGTGGACGAGGGCCACAGCCTCACCGAAGTCACCCGGATACTGGCCGACGCGTTCGGCCTCGACGTGACGCTGCTCCCGATGTCTGACGACCCCGTCGCCTCCGTCGTCCACACCGACGAGGGACCGATGCACTTCCAGGAGTACTGGGTCGCTCGCCGCGCCGACCCCGCGGTCCGCGACGTGGAGTTCCGCGGAGCCGACGACGCCGGGCCGACCGACGCGGTGCTCGACGCGCTCGCCGCGCCAGTGGTCGTCGGTCCCTCCAACCCCGTGACGAGCATCGGTCCGATGCTCGCGGTTCCCGGCATCTGCGAGGCGCTGGAGTCGACGCCGGTAGTCGCCGTCTCGCCGTTCGTCGAGGACACGGTGTTCTCCGGCCCCGCCGCCGAACTGATGCGCGGTGTCGGCTACGAGGCCAGTACCGCCGGCGTCGCCGAGGCGTACCCGTTCGCCGACGCGTTCGTCCTCGACGACGACGACGGAACCGAACTCGACCGGCCGGTCGTCAGAACCGACACGAAACTCGACGGTCCCGACGACGCCGCGCGCGTGCTGGGCGCGGTCGAGACTGCACTGGAGGCGGTCTCGTGA
- a CDS encoding tRNA-dihydrouridine synthase codes for MSAPNRRAERPPLRLAAASLSGVSDSEWANAAAPYVDAAFLGGIALDGVSREAARELVDRGRSEFLPDDPLSFVDAELRALSDAPIRVGVNVRSATVSPVRAVATVCSDHGAILELNAHCRQDELLAVGCGEALLADTDRLCRYVAAAAETGATVSVKTRTEVSGVDLPETARRVADAGATMFHVDAMDSEHVVGEVAAAVGDDLYLVANNGVRDAASVREYLDYGADAVSVGRPSDDPRVLKRVRAAVDERFDADDSDESDPSDDSDGYDESEVPA; via the coding sequence GTGAGCGCTCCCAACCGGAGAGCCGAGCGACCGCCGCTCCGCCTCGCCGCCGCGAGCCTCAGCGGCGTGTCAGACTCCGAGTGGGCGAACGCGGCCGCTCCATACGTCGACGCGGCATTTCTCGGCGGTATCGCGTTGGACGGCGTCTCGCGGGAGGCGGCGCGCGAACTCGTCGACCGCGGGCGCTCGGAGTTCCTCCCCGACGACCCGCTCTCGTTCGTCGACGCCGAGCTACGAGCGCTCTCCGACGCGCCGATTCGCGTCGGCGTCAACGTCCGCAGCGCGACTGTCTCGCCAGTTCGGGCAGTCGCGACCGTCTGCAGCGACCACGGTGCGATACTGGAACTCAACGCCCACTGTCGCCAGGACGAACTCCTCGCGGTGGGATGCGGCGAGGCGCTTTTGGCCGACACCGACCGCCTCTGTCGGTACGTCGCCGCCGCGGCCGAGACCGGTGCGACCGTGAGCGTGAAGACCAGAACGGAGGTCTCGGGCGTCGACCTCCCGGAGACGGCCCGGCGCGTGGCCGACGCCGGCGCGACGATGTTCCACGTCGACGCGATGGACTCCGAGCACGTCGTCGGCGAGGTCGCCGCGGCCGTCGGCGACGACCTCTACCTCGTCGCCAACAACGGCGTCCGCGACGCCGCCAGCGTCCGCGAGTACCTCGACTACGGCGCCGACGCGGTGAGCGTCGGGCGGCCGAGCGACGACCCCCGCGTTCTGAAGCGGGTGCGCGCCGCCGTCGACGAGCGGTTCGACGCGGACGATTCCGACGAATCCGACCCGTCCGACGATTCCGACGGATACGACGAATCGGAGGTCCCGGCGTGA
- a CDS encoding triphosphoribosyl-dephospho-CoA synthase has translation MRRIGGPGVTPAENAELALLLEVSSTPKPGNVDRNRDLDDLRFEHFLAGAVGSSEGLRMAADGAPVGAAFERAVEGMSRQGGGNTQFGCLLLLVPLVRAAAENGDLTPETATSVVESTTVADAAAFYRSFEHVDVAVDDPPHDAPELDVRRGSDAVPALESRGLTLYDVMELSAGRDGNAREWTGGFRRTFAAADAICDDDGPVPDRAARAFLDLLVEEPDTLVATRHGEEVAAAVSGWAADARGDEAATERLAEALVAEGVNPGTTADITAAALFVALERGLRV, from the coding sequence ATACGACGAATCGGAGGTCCCGGCGTGACGCCCGCCGAGAACGCGGAGCTCGCGCTCCTCCTGGAGGTCTCGAGCACGCCGAAACCGGGCAACGTCGACCGAAATCGAGATCTGGACGACCTGCGGTTCGAACATTTCCTCGCGGGTGCCGTCGGGTCGAGCGAAGGGCTCCGGATGGCCGCCGACGGCGCCCCCGTGGGGGCGGCGTTCGAGCGCGCCGTCGAGGGGATGAGTCGACAGGGCGGCGGCAACACGCAGTTCGGGTGTCTGTTGCTGCTCGTGCCGCTGGTGAGAGCCGCGGCGGAGAACGGCGACCTCACGCCCGAGACGGCGACGAGCGTCGTCGAATCGACCACCGTCGCCGACGCCGCGGCGTTCTACCGCTCGTTCGAACACGTCGACGTCGCCGTCGACGACCCGCCGCACGACGCCCCCGAACTGGACGTTCGACGCGGGAGCGACGCGGTTCCCGCGCTCGAGTCCCGGGGACTGACGCTGTACGACGTGATGGAACTGAGCGCCGGCCGCGACGGCAACGCCCGCGAGTGGACCGGCGGGTTCCGGCGGACGTTCGCCGCCGCCGACGCGATCTGCGACGACGACGGTCCCGTTCCGGACCGCGCGGCGCGGGCGTTTCTCGACCTGCTCGTCGAGGAACCGGACACGCTCGTCGCCACCCGACACGGCGAGGAGGTCGCCGCCGCGGTTTCGGGGTGGGCCGCCGACGCTCGCGGCGACGAGGCGGCGACGGAGCGACTGGCGGAGGCACTCGTCGCCGAAGGTGTGAATCCGGGAACGACCGCCGACATCACCGCCGCGGCGCTGTTCGTCGCGCTCGAACGGGGGCTGCGCGTGTGA
- a CDS encoding NAD(P)/FAD-dependent oxidoreductase encodes MQRVDVAIVGGGPGGTAAAHAAASAGATAVVMEKGVPRADREQLGPDSTDAAGILDYWVDIMGIHPDEMPDGIVLQTLDRAEFVGPNESLTLQATGIESSYDEFGYTFHRARFDDWMRQRAEDAGAEYRVKASVKNVETNLAATGDDPRHTVELKDGENVGADFLILADGPQRTVTNRVLDRYLPDGEKASERLSSRRSNHIAYQEYRRFPEELFEEIKSAITFWWGYMPGHTAYPWVFPNDDNVCRVGLTMPIGMDIDEVEDREKYALLRPEDERIPQGKEYIRRLLDHVYGDEYDLDDFPLVEDRGKRGGTETYAISSTRPIDSPVGADIAVVGGAMGATSAFHEGGDHVAVRTGAIAGELAASGDLSAYNRRWKDAIDDEILRNVSMADLVHDYGPDDWDWAFETARKLMDSGGAMQVLEGAGRTGINAARLAGAYKKRKFKFRNGRYVQLKESEYTI; translated from the coding sequence ATGCAGCGCGTAGACGTAGCCATCGTCGGCGGCGGTCCGGGCGGTACGGCAGCGGCGCACGCGGCCGCGTCCGCCGGAGCGACGGCCGTCGTGATGGAGAAAGGCGTCCCGCGGGCCGACCGAGAACAGCTCGGTCCCGACTCGACGGACGCCGCGGGCATCCTCGACTACTGGGTGGACATCATGGGAATCCACCCCGACGAGATGCCCGACGGAATCGTCCTCCAGACGCTCGACCGCGCGGAGTTCGTCGGTCCGAACGAGTCGCTGACGCTCCAGGCGACGGGCATCGAATCGTCGTACGACGAGTTCGGCTACACGTTCCACCGCGCCCGGTTCGACGACTGGATGCGCCAACGCGCCGAGGACGCGGGCGCGGAGTACCGCGTGAAAGCCTCGGTGAAGAACGTCGAGACGAACCTCGCGGCGACGGGCGACGACCCGCGACACACCGTCGAACTCAAAGACGGCGAGAACGTCGGTGCCGACTTCCTGATTCTGGCCGACGGCCCCCAGCGAACGGTCACCAACCGCGTGCTCGACCGTTACCTCCCCGACGGCGAGAAAGCCTCGGAACGCCTCTCCTCGCGGCGGTCGAACCACATCGCCTACCAGGAGTACCGCCGCTTCCCCGAGGAACTGTTCGAGGAGATCAAGTCGGCCATCACGTTCTGGTGGGGGTACATGCCCGGTCACACCGCTTACCCGTGGGTGTTCCCGAACGACGACAACGTCTGTCGCGTCGGCCTGACGATGCCCATCGGGATGGACATAGACGAGGTCGAAGACAGAGAGAAGTACGCGCTCCTCCGCCCGGAGGACGAGCGCATCCCGCAGGGCAAAGAGTACATCCGACGGCTGCTCGACCACGTCTACGGCGACGAGTACGACCTCGACGACTTCCCGCTCGTCGAAGACCGCGGCAAGCGCGGCGGGACGGAGACGTACGCCATCTCCTCGACGCGACCCATCGACTCGCCGGTCGGCGCGGACATCGCCGTCGTCGGCGGCGCGATGGGCGCGACCTCCGCGTTCCACGAGGGCGGCGACCACGTCGCCGTCCGCACCGGCGCTATCGCGGGCGAACTCGCCGCCTCCGGCGACCTCTCGGCGTACAACCGGCGCTGGAAGGACGCGATAGACGACGAGATTCTCCGAAACGTCTCCATGGCCGACCTCGTCCACGACTACGGCCCCGACGACTGGGACTGGGCGTTCGAAACGGCGCGAAAGCTCATGGACAGCGGGGGCGCCATGCAGGTTCTGGAGGGTGCCGGTCGGACGGGTATCAACGCCGCCCGCCTCGCGGGCGCGTACAAGAAACGGAAGTTCAAGTTCCGCAACGGACGCTACGTCCAACTGAAAGAGTCCGAGTACACTATCTGA
- a CDS encoding DUF447 domain-containing protein, which translates to MSDERGGGGSDRSDRSDRSGGSDRSGGSDDETDAEWPVELRGVTESVVTTLGPNDLWNVAALGVRAPAASDTSATATTWGNTRTRRNFHRQGEGVVQFVTDPRTFVAAAVTIREETEPVLDSADAWVRVETDCVDSEERGETTVERWELRPVESAVVETGVRTINRGFYAVVDATVAASRLDVSAYDTDALLDRLTYFEETVEKCGGDAEREAFERLSAETGWRKRRD; encoded by the coding sequence GTGAGTGACGAACGCGGGGGCGGCGGAAGCGACCGGAGCGACCGAAGCGACCGAAGCGGCGGAAGCGACCGAAGCGGCGGAAGCGACGACGAGACGGACGCCGAATGGCCCGTCGAACTCCGAGGCGTCACGGAGTCGGTGGTGACGACGCTCGGGCCGAACGACCTGTGGAACGTCGCGGCGCTCGGGGTTCGCGCGCCCGCCGCTTCGGATACCTCGGCGACGGCGACGACGTGGGGGAACACCCGGACGCGCCGGAACTTCCACCGGCAGGGTGAGGGCGTCGTCCAGTTCGTCACCGACCCGCGGACGTTCGTCGCCGCCGCGGTGACGATACGCGAGGAGACAGAGCCAGTTCTCGACAGCGCCGACGCGTGGGTTCGCGTGGAAACCGACTGCGTCGACAGCGAGGAGCGCGGAGAGACGACGGTCGAGCGATGGGAACTCCGCCCCGTGGAGTCGGCCGTGGTCGAGACGGGCGTGCGAACCATCAATCGAGGGTTCTACGCCGTCGTTGACGCGACCGTCGCGGCGTCGCGGTTGGACGTGTCCGCTTACGACACCGACGCGCTGTTAGACCGCCTCACCTACTTCGAGGAGACGGTCGAGAAGTGCGGCGGCGACGCCGAGCGGGAGGCGTTCGAGCGGCTGAGCGCCGAGACGGGATGGCGGAAGCGACGCGATTGA
- a CDS encoding fumarylacetoacetate hydrolase family protein encodes MRIARIQTPDGPREGEYRDGTILADDGEYVVGEDGDLLAPCEPSALYCVGRNYAATLDQMEYERPEEPDFFIKPPTSVIAHEEPILYPAFTEELTYAGELVAVVDEECHDISVDEVPEYVRGYTIMNDVDALDQQGRTARKAFDGSGPLGPWIETELDPRNLDMHTDVSGERRQEANTELMLFGPYEIVSYLSKRFTFQPGDAIAFGSPANPGTIEPGDVVEITYEGIGTLRNAVE; translated from the coding sequence ATGCGAATCGCCCGTATCCAGACCCCTGACGGCCCGCGCGAGGGCGAGTACCGAGACGGAACCATCCTCGCAGACGACGGCGAGTACGTCGTCGGTGAAGACGGCGACCTGCTCGCACCGTGCGAACCGTCGGCGCTGTACTGCGTCGGCCGCAACTACGCCGCGACGCTCGACCAGATGGAGTACGAGCGACCCGAGGAACCCGACTTCTTCATCAAGCCGCCGACCTCGGTTATCGCCCACGAGGAGCCGATTCTGTACCCCGCGTTCACGGAGGAACTCACGTACGCGGGCGAACTCGTCGCCGTCGTCGACGAGGAGTGCCACGACATCTCGGTCGACGAAGTTCCGGAGTACGTCCGCGGCTACACCATCATGAACGACGTGGACGCCCTCGACCAGCAGGGCCGGACGGCCAGAAAAGCGTTCGACGGCTCCGGTCCGTTGGGGCCGTGGATTGAAACGGAGCTGGACCCGCGAAACCTCGACATGCACACCGACGTGAGCGGCGAGCGCCGACAGGAGGCGAACACCGAACTGATGCTGTTCGGTCCGTACGAAATCGTCTCCTACCTCTCGAAGCGATTCACCTTCCAGCCTGGCGATGCAATCGCGTTCGGTAGCCCAGCGAACCCCGGCACCATCGAACCGGGCGACGTGGTCGAAATCACCTACGAGGGAATCGGGACGCTGCGGAACGCGGTGGAGTAG
- a CDS encoding D-2-hydroxyacid dehydrogenase, whose product MTDPDIVVLRQKIHGLSAEAYAETLRERLPDYDVALAKTPAEEREFLRTARVATGFSLDADELDAAPNLELFACVYAGTGHLDLDAFAERGVAVTNASGVHGPNIAEYALGAILSFARGFDTAWRRKERAEWRSYQATELQGSRVTVVGLGAIGESIVDRLAPFGVETVGVRYSPEKGGPTDEVYGFDEIHEALADSDYVVVAAPLTETTEKLIDAEAFRTLPPHAVLVNVGRGPIVDTDALVSTLQTNGLRGAALDVTDPEPLPQEHPLWSFDNVLITPHNAGHTPKYWERRADIIARNLDKVEETGEFENLENQAD is encoded by the coding sequence ATGACCGACCCGGATATCGTCGTGCTGCGACAGAAGATTCACGGCCTCTCTGCGGAGGCGTACGCCGAGACCCTGCGCGAGCGACTCCCCGATTACGACGTCGCGCTGGCGAAGACGCCCGCCGAAGAGCGCGAGTTCCTTCGGACGGCGCGCGTCGCCACCGGCTTCTCGCTCGACGCCGACGAGCTGGACGCCGCGCCGAACCTCGAACTGTTCGCCTGCGTCTACGCCGGGACGGGGCATCTGGACCTCGACGCCTTCGCGGAGCGGGGCGTCGCCGTCACCAACGCCTCGGGCGTTCACGGGCCCAACATCGCGGAGTACGCCCTCGGCGCGATTCTCTCGTTCGCCCGCGGGTTCGACACGGCGTGGCGACGCAAGGAGCGCGCCGAGTGGCGGTCGTACCAGGCCACCGAACTCCAGGGAAGCCGAGTGACCGTCGTCGGCCTCGGCGCTATCGGGGAGAGTATCGTCGACCGCCTCGCCCCGTTCGGCGTCGAGACGGTGGGCGTCCGCTACTCGCCGGAGAAGGGCGGCCCGACGGACGAAGTGTACGGCTTCGACGAGATACACGAGGCGCTCGCCGACAGCGACTACGTCGTCGTCGCCGCGCCGCTAACCGAGACGACAGAGAAACTCATCGACGCGGAGGCGTTCCGGACGCTGCCGCCGCACGCGGTGCTCGTCAACGTCGGCCGCGGTCCCATCGTCGACACCGACGCGCTCGTTTCGACACTCCAGACGAACGGTCTCCGCGGCGCGGCGCTAGACGTGACCGACCCCGAACCGCTCCCGCAGGAACATCCGCTGTGGTCGTTCGACAACGTGCTCATCACGCCGCACAACGCGGGCCACACGCCGAAGTACTGGGAGCGCCGCGCGGACATTATCGCGCGGAACCTCGACAAGGTCGAGGAGACGGGCGAGTTCGAAAACTTGGAGAATCAGGCGGATTAG
- a CDS encoding 30S ribosomal protein S17e, whose product MAIKPKYVKQMGTLLLEKYPQAFNTDFETNKENVDKLTNVDSKGVRNRIAGYVTRKKQSQAAAA is encoded by the coding sequence ATGGCTATCAAACCCAAGTACGTCAAGCAGATGGGAACGCTGCTGCTGGAGAAGTACCCGCAGGCGTTCAACACCGACTTCGAGACGAACAAGGAGAACGTCGACAAACTGACCAACGTCGATTCGAAGGGCGTCCGCAACCGCATCGCGGGCTACGTCACGCGCAAGAAGCAATCGCAGGCGGCCGCAGCGTAA